From a single Terriglobales bacterium genomic region:
- a CDS encoding PIN domain-containing protein — protein MLSLDTHVLVHALDGMLNAAERKLLSRNAWTISVIVLWEITKLAQLGKITLDPASPEFTRALARIHVWPLDLTICRKSTELDFRSDAADEIIAATSIVHQVPLVTRDSRIRKSKLVPLAI, from the coding sequence ATGCTGAGTCTTGACACTCACGTCCTTGTCCATGCGCTCGATGGAATGCTCAATGCCGCCGAACGCAAGTTGCTTTCCCGCAATGCTTGGACAATTTCAGTTATCGTTCTTTGGGAAATCACAAAGTTGGCGCAACTCGGAAAAATCACTCTCGATCCGGCTTCACCCGAATTTACGCGCGCTCTAGCGCGCATCCACGTATGGCCTCTTGATTTAACCATTTGTCGAAAGAGTACCGAGCTCGATTTTCGCAGCGATGCGGCAGATGAAATCATTGCTGCTACGAGCATCGTTCACCAGGTTCCGTTGGTCACGAGAGATTCCCGTATTCGGAAGTCTAAGCTAGTGCCGCTGGCAATCTAA
- a CDS encoding secondary thiamine-phosphate synthase enzyme YjbQ — MTRLRLSALLPVRSRLAMLLAVKAHTEYLKFNTKKHRDYIHITPQVEAAVRKSGVQEGLAFVSAMHITAAVYVNDNESGLIQDIDEWLEKLAPFRQNYRHHQTGEDNGDSHLKSLLLHQSVTLPITKGKLDLGTWQRVFYAEFDGQREKRVIVKIIGE; from the coding sequence ATGACGCGCCTGCGATTGTCAGCGTTACTGCCGGTGCGCTCGCGACTCGCTATGCTGTTGGCCGTGAAGGCACACACGGAATATCTGAAGTTCAACACCAAGAAGCATCGCGACTACATTCACATCACACCACAGGTCGAAGCGGCAGTACGCAAAAGCGGCGTGCAGGAAGGACTGGCGTTCGTCTCGGCAATGCACATCACCGCTGCCGTTTATGTGAATGACAACGAGTCCGGGCTCATCCAGGACATCGATGAGTGGCTGGAGAAGCTTGCCCCTTTTCGCCAGAACTACCGTCACCATCAGACAGGCGAGGACAACGGCGACTCACATCTCAAGAGCCTTCTTCTGCATCAGTCTGTGACGCTTCCGATCACCAAAGGCAAACTTGATCTCGGAACATGGCAGCGGGTCTTCTACGCAGAGTTCGACGGACAGCGCGAAAAGCGGGTGATCGTGAAGATCATCGGTGAATGA
- a CDS encoding LD-carboxypeptidase, translating to MTAARKSLLRPPTLSSGDTIGIIAPAGAVDRAEFAAGEARLRELGFKLVYSEAIFQRDMYFAGDARRRVDELHEMFRAPEVKAILCARGGYGTNHLLPHLDFELIASHSKIFCGYSDVTTLTALFFQRIGLIGFHGPMLAKDFAKANGVHIQSFLRAVSGTQPWSLDAADSPALQPLRPGTAEGRLYGGCLSLLVASLGTPYEIETDDAILFIEDVGEWPYRIDRMLMHLKCAGKLDGVRGIVFGEMKDCEPPAGADYTLQQVITRVLDDMNIPIAFGLRSGHVSAGNITLPVGVRARLTVSDAVQLDILESATTPQAVESKAGRN from the coding sequence GTGACTGCTGCGCGCAAATCATTATTGCGTCCACCCACTCTGAGCTCTGGAGACACGATCGGCATCATCGCTCCTGCCGGAGCGGTGGATCGTGCGGAATTTGCGGCGGGAGAAGCTCGCCTTCGGGAGCTTGGGTTCAAACTGGTCTACTCGGAAGCAATTTTTCAGCGCGACATGTACTTTGCAGGAGACGCGCGGCGACGCGTGGATGAACTGCACGAGATGTTTCGCGCGCCGGAAGTGAAGGCCATCCTCTGCGCTCGCGGCGGCTATGGCACCAATCACCTATTGCCGCATCTGGATTTTGAGTTGATCGCGAGCCATTCGAAAATATTCTGCGGCTATAGCGACGTAACTACGCTCACGGCTCTGTTTTTTCAGCGCATAGGGTTAATCGGCTTTCACGGTCCGATGTTGGCAAAAGATTTCGCCAAGGCCAATGGAGTGCATATTCAATCCTTTCTCCGTGCCGTTTCCGGAACCCAGCCGTGGAGTCTCGACGCCGCCGACTCCCCGGCATTGCAACCGCTCCGTCCCGGCACTGCAGAGGGACGCCTCTATGGCGGCTGTCTCTCTCTTCTCGTTGCTTCGCTGGGCACACCGTATGAGATCGAAACCGACGACGCAATCCTGTTCATCGAGGACGTCGGCGAGTGGCCCTATCGCATCGACCGCATGTTGATGCATCTTAAGTGCGCGGGCAAACTGGATGGCGTACGCGGAATTGTGTTTGGCGAAATGAAGGATTGTGAACCGCCCGCAGGCGCCGATTACACGCTTCAGCAGGTGATCACGAGAGTTCTCGACGACATGAACATTCCTATTGCTTTCGGCCTGCGCTCCGGACACGTGAGCGCGGGAAACATCACCCTGCCCGTCGGCGTGCGCGCACGACTGACTGTGAGTGATGCAGTGCAACTCGACATTCTCGAATCGGCAACTACGCCACAGGCAGTCGAAAGCAAGGCAGGCAGGAATTGA
- the menC gene encoding o-succinylbenzoate synthase, producing MQIESITIRELHMPLVHFFETSFGRTTERRVMLVELQLDGITAWGECVAGEHPFYSEESIGTAWYAISEELAPALLNREIASGRDVPALLRRVRGHRMAKAALENAVWDAEAQIKNVPLWKLLGGTRKEIACGVSLGIQDTHEQLMDKIESELASGYQRIKVKCKPGWDIKIFERVRERWPQILLSCDANSAYTLEDLDHLKQFDRFNLLMIEQPLWNDDFYFHARLQKALKTRICLDEAIHHARSARAAIELGSCGIINIKVGRVGGFSEAIAVQDVAQINNIPVWCGGMLESGIGRSHNVALSTLPNFSLPGDVSASKRYWKEDIIDPEVVVSAKGTITISDKPGRGYDVKTDLIERLTVRKKTIRQAAAARTH from the coding sequence ATGCAGATAGAAAGCATCACGATTCGCGAGCTGCACATGCCGCTGGTGCATTTCTTCGAGACCAGCTTCGGCCGCACTACGGAACGGCGCGTGATGCTGGTTGAGCTGCAGCTCGACGGCATTACGGCGTGGGGCGAATGCGTTGCCGGTGAGCATCCCTTTTACAGCGAAGAGTCCATTGGAACTGCGTGGTATGCGATTTCAGAAGAATTGGCTCCTGCACTGCTGAATCGCGAGATCGCGTCCGGACGCGATGTCCCTGCGCTGCTTCGACGAGTGCGCGGCCATCGCATGGCCAAGGCAGCGCTTGAAAACGCGGTATGGGATGCAGAGGCGCAGATCAAGAATGTCCCATTATGGAAATTGCTCGGCGGGACTCGAAAAGAGATTGCCTGCGGCGTGTCGCTGGGAATTCAGGATACGCACGAGCAGCTTATGGACAAGATTGAGTCCGAACTGGCATCCGGCTATCAGCGGATCAAAGTGAAATGCAAGCCCGGATGGGACATCAAGATCTTCGAGCGTGTTCGCGAGCGCTGGCCGCAGATCCTGCTTAGTTGCGATGCCAACTCGGCTTACACGCTCGAAGATCTTGACCACCTGAAACAGTTCGATCGCTTCAATCTGCTGATGATCGAGCAGCCGTTGTGGAACGATGATTTTTACTTCCACGCTCGCCTGCAGAAAGCACTGAAAACGCGAATCTGTCTTGATGAAGCAATCCATCACGCGCGCAGCGCGCGCGCTGCAATCGAACTGGGTTCCTGCGGGATCATCAACATCAAAGTCGGACGAGTTGGCGGATTCAGCGAAGCGATTGCCGTTCAGGATGTCGCGCAGATAAACAACATTCCAGTTTGGTGCGGTGGCATGCTGGAGAGCGGTATCGGCCGCTCGCATAACGTCGCGCTGTCCACCCTGCCAAACTTCTCTTTGCCCGGAGATGTGTCGGCTTCAAAGCGATACTGGAAAGAAGACATCATTGATCCCGAAGTAGTCGTGTCTGCAAAAGGCACTATTACGATCTCCGACAAACCTGGACGCGGATATGACGTAAAGACTGACCTAATAGAGCGATTGACCGTTCGAAAAAAGACTATTCGGCAGGCGGCTGCCGCTCGGACCCATTGA
- a CDS encoding GNAT family N-acetyltransferase — MSKTASAPNPQSADSIELRHCREIAEFQACVNLQKEVWSFSDADLIPVRMFVVAGKIGGQIIGAFDNSTLVGFALSIPGARNGNAYLHSHMLAVREQYRNLGLGRRLKLAQRDEAITRGFELMEWTFDPLEIKNAYLNIEKLGAVVRRYTLNQYGTSSSPLQGGLPTDRCVAEWWLKSKRVSDLLEDGIRLQVDPEKTITVPAEIYAWKADPANRDRAREVQLANRQQFLNAFSSGLAVLGYRRDPVGNGTFLLAQPREKFEFSTAPEREAEPSCR; from the coding sequence GTGAGCAAAACTGCTTCCGCGCCCAATCCTCAGTCCGCAGATTCGATCGAGCTGCGCCACTGCAGGGAGATCGCCGAATTTCAGGCGTGCGTCAATTTGCAAAAGGAAGTTTGGAGCTTTTCCGATGCCGATCTGATTCCGGTACGGATGTTTGTCGTGGCCGGCAAGATTGGCGGGCAAATCATCGGAGCTTTCGACAATTCCACTCTGGTTGGATTCGCGCTTTCAATTCCCGGGGCGCGAAACGGGAATGCCTATCTCCATTCGCACATGCTGGCCGTGCGGGAGCAGTATCGCAATCTCGGACTGGGACGGCGTCTCAAGCTGGCGCAGCGCGATGAAGCGATCACGCGAGGCTTCGAGTTGATGGAGTGGACCTTCGATCCGCTGGAAATCAAGAATGCTTATCTGAACATCGAGAAGCTGGGCGCTGTCGTGCGGCGGTACACGCTCAACCAATATGGAACTTCGTCTTCTCCGCTTCAAGGCGGATTGCCGACGGACCGTTGCGTTGCCGAGTGGTGGCTCAAGTCGAAGCGAGTGAGTGACCTTCTGGAGGATGGAATTCGTCTCCAAGTCGATCCAGAAAAGACCATCACTGTACCCGCGGAGATTTATGCATGGAAAGCCGATCCGGCGAATCGCGATCGAGCACGCGAGGTACAGCTCGCGAATCGACAGCAATTTCTCAATGCGTTTTCCAGCGGGCTGGCTGTTCTTGGCTACCGCCGCGATCCGGTGGGGAATGGAACCTTCTTACTCGCTCAGCCGCGGGAGAAATTTGAATTCAGTACGGCCCCGGAACGGGAAGCGGAGCCGTCATGCAGATAG
- the aroF gene encoding 3-deoxy-7-phosphoheptulonate synthase yields MIINMVEGATEVEIQHIIDSVVLCGYQPHVIRGTERTIVAAVGSGGNRAQLEALKSAPGVEDAIAIAHPFKLVSRQVRKESSVVDVAGVKVGGEHIVIIAGPCSVESREQMLETAVGVKKAGARMLRGGAYKPRTSPYDFQGLGVEALKILAEARKVTGLPIVTEVMSTEDVDLISEYADVLQVGARNMQNFALLRRLAKAERPILLKRGPSATVKEWLLAAEYLLAGGNSQVILCERGIKTFETELRNTFDLAAIALAKELSHLPVIADPSHGTGRRSLVCATSKAAIAVGADGLIVEVHPCPERALSDGPQSLTLAGFSAMIESLSQPLRRVAELEMAATA; encoded by the coding sequence GTGATCATCAACATGGTAGAAGGCGCAACCGAAGTCGAGATTCAGCACATTATCGACAGTGTGGTGCTGTGCGGCTATCAGCCGCACGTAATTCGCGGAACAGAGCGCACCATCGTCGCCGCCGTAGGCAGCGGCGGCAATCGTGCTCAACTCGAGGCGCTGAAGAGCGCGCCGGGCGTGGAAGATGCAATTGCGATCGCGCATCCATTTAAGCTCGTGAGCCGGCAAGTGAGGAAGGAATCGAGTGTGGTGGATGTCGCGGGTGTGAAGGTAGGCGGCGAGCACATTGTGATCATCGCTGGGCCATGTTCAGTCGAGTCGCGCGAGCAGATGTTGGAAACCGCGGTAGGTGTGAAAAAGGCCGGCGCTCGGATGCTGCGCGGCGGAGCATATAAGCCGCGTACGTCTCCTTACGACTTCCAGGGACTCGGCGTAGAAGCGCTGAAGATCCTTGCCGAGGCGCGCAAAGTAACCGGCCTTCCCATCGTCACCGAAGTGATGAGCACCGAAGATGTTGACCTCATCTCGGAGTACGCCGATGTCCTGCAGGTGGGTGCCCGCAATATGCAAAATTTTGCACTACTACGCCGCTTGGCCAAAGCAGAACGGCCCATCCTGTTGAAGCGTGGGCCTTCCGCCACAGTGAAAGAATGGCTACTCGCTGCAGAATATCTGCTGGCTGGTGGAAACTCGCAGGTAATCCTCTGCGAGCGTGGCATCAAGACTTTCGAAACCGAACTGCGCAATACCTTCGATCTGGCAGCGATCGCGTTGGCGAAAGAACTGTCGCATCTGCCGGTAATCGCCGATCCATCGCACGGAACCGGGCGCCGCAGCTTAGTGTGCGCGACATCAAAGGCGGCAATCGCCGTTGGGGCAGATGGCCTGATTGTGGAGGTCCATCCCTGCCCTGAGCGAGCGCTCTCTGACGGACCACAATCGCTCACGTTGGCAGGATTCTCTGCGATGATCGAAAGCCTGTCGCAACCGCTACGCCGAGTGGCAGAGTTGGAAATGGCAGCTACGGCTTAG
- a CDS encoding glycosyl hydrolase 115 family protein gives MRTAVLVPFCVISVFGTAQKTTNSAGRATAANTLRVDSSAVILLSENSPGPLQKATEDLRSDFAKVFGKKPRIVSKTELAGPATIVIGSINDLPEAVRPEALSGAESFSISVANPNWNSRKSHAIVLAGADMRGTIYAVYEFSQKYLGVDPLYYWTDHEPTRRASITIPSTLNEKFAAPKFKYRGFFINDEDLLTGWAPGEKKDKTGISLEVWDKIFETTLRLKGNMVAPGTWIFPDDPQVRAAGARGLIVTQHHAIPLGLNVARWPKDVPYNYTEHPEILERAWKDAVNLYEPNQEVLWSVGLRGLSDVTYASMDPSVRDNNKALGALISKAIAAQMRIVREARPNAEFVTNLWQEGARLVQSGDLKIPPEVSTVWADDGYGYIQDKGEVASGQGIYDHVAMMNGRANQLTEMVPIERSFSELGRYIKAGATHYYLVNTSDIRPVTMSIRAVMDAVWKGLPSDSASASDNFYKSWSEEEFGKRAAPQLAELYKEYFKAPAHFGEPAREYGDQLYHTEVRRMLLTYMIDSPLYAIPSQAPKWEPPRVMSAGFGFGPNPTPPKEWLKQAVARGLQQCGDAQPRWDAVWKKALATEPLVAPDRRDFYQSEVLAMIMINRQSNRIMLLISKSIQEADAGRRQEAQEDVKQALAAFDELERAEAAGEYGKWKNWYRGDWLTGIYRTHQMVQTFANFLADPETHISPPILWDGWEAYYHIMHYEGDRSADVR, from the coding sequence GTGCGAACTGCAGTCCTGGTTCCGTTCTGCGTAATTTCAGTCTTCGGCACAGCGCAAAAAACGACCAACTCCGCGGGTCGCGCGACCGCAGCCAACACACTTCGGGTAGACAGTTCCGCCGTGATCCTGCTCTCTGAAAACAGTCCCGGTCCGCTGCAGAAGGCGACTGAAGATCTCCGGTCCGATTTCGCCAAAGTCTTTGGCAAGAAGCCCAGGATCGTCTCCAAGACGGAACTAGCTGGTCCGGCGACGATCGTCATCGGTTCAATCAACGACCTTCCCGAGGCAGTTCGGCCCGAGGCGTTGAGCGGGGCAGAATCGTTTTCTATTTCGGTCGCGAATCCGAATTGGAACAGTCGAAAGTCACATGCAATCGTGCTTGCCGGCGCTGATATGCGCGGCACCATCTATGCCGTGTATGAGTTTTCGCAAAAGTATCTTGGCGTGGATCCTCTTTATTACTGGACCGATCATGAGCCCACGCGCCGCGCGTCGATTACAATCCCTTCCACGTTGAACGAAAAATTCGCCGCGCCGAAATTCAAATACCGCGGCTTCTTCATCAACGATGAAGACCTGCTAACCGGCTGGGCTCCGGGAGAGAAGAAGGACAAGACGGGCATCTCGCTCGAGGTTTGGGACAAGATCTTTGAGACGACTCTTCGCCTCAAAGGCAACATGGTTGCGCCCGGCACGTGGATCTTTCCTGACGATCCGCAGGTAAGGGCCGCCGGCGCGCGCGGATTGATCGTCACTCAGCATCACGCGATTCCACTTGGGCTCAACGTTGCTCGCTGGCCCAAAGACGTTCCGTACAACTACACGGAGCATCCCGAAATTCTCGAACGCGCGTGGAAGGACGCGGTGAATTTGTACGAGCCGAATCAAGAGGTCCTCTGGTCGGTAGGTTTGCGCGGATTGTCCGACGTCACTTATGCGTCGATGGATCCCAGCGTGCGCGACAACAACAAGGCTTTGGGAGCGCTGATCAGCAAAGCCATCGCTGCCCAGATGCGCATTGTGCGCGAGGCCCGCCCCAATGCGGAATTCGTGACCAATCTCTGGCAGGAGGGCGCGCGTCTGGTGCAATCCGGCGATCTGAAGATTCCGCCGGAAGTCTCCACGGTCTGGGCCGACGACGGCTATGGATACATCCAGGACAAAGGTGAGGTGGCCTCAGGGCAGGGAATTTACGATCACGTCGCCATGATGAACGGCCGCGCCAATCAGCTCACAGAGATGGTTCCCATCGAGCGCAGCTTTTCCGAATTGGGACGCTACATCAAAGCCGGTGCGACACACTATTACCTGGTAAACACCAGCGATATTCGCCCGGTCACGATGTCAATACGCGCCGTGATGGACGCGGTATGGAAGGGACTGCCGAGCGACAGCGCTTCGGCGAGCGACAATTTCTATAAGAGCTGGTCCGAGGAAGAGTTCGGAAAGCGCGCTGCCCCGCAGTTAGCTGAGCTCTACAAGGAGTATTTCAAAGCTCCCGCGCATTTTGGCGAGCCCGCCCGCGAGTACGGCGATCAGCTTTATCACACCGAGGTCCGCCGCATGCTGCTGACGTACATGATCGACTCGCCGCTCTACGCGATTCCGAGCCAAGCTCCGAAATGGGAACCACCGCGTGTCATGAGCGCCGGATTCGGATTTGGTCCCAACCCCACACCTCCAAAAGAATGGTTGAAGCAGGCCGTTGCCCGAGGACTTCAGCAATGCGGCGATGCCCAGCCTCGGTGGGACGCGGTTTGGAAGAAGGCACTAGCGACTGAGCCACTGGTCGCGCCAGATCGGCGCGACTTCTACCAGAGCGAGGTGCTGGCGATGATTATGATCAATCGGCAGAGCAATCGCATCATGCTGCTTATCTCAAAATCCATCCAGGAAGCCGATGCTGGACGCAGGCAAGAGGCTCAAGAAGACGTAAAGCAGGCGCTCGCCGCGTTTGACGAACTTGAACGCGCAGAAGCTGCTGGCGAATACGGAAAGTGGAAAAATTGGTATCGCGGAGACTGGCTCACAGGAATCTACCGCACGCACCAGATGGTCCAGACGTTCGCCAATTTTCTCGCCGATCCAGAGACGCACATCTCGCCTCCGATTCTTTGGGACGGCTGGGAGGCTTACTACCACATCATGCACTACGAAGGAGATCGCTCTGCGGACGTGAGGTGA
- a CDS encoding type II toxin-antitoxin system prevent-host-death family antitoxin, producing the protein MKTMNASKFKEQCLAVLENLDPDGVVITKHGKPVARVIPESSNCADLIGSMKGKIKIHGDIFSTSLNWDAES; encoded by the coding sequence ATGAAAACCATGAATGCCTCCAAATTCAAGGAACAATGCCTGGCGGTTTTAGAAAACCTTGATCCGGATGGAGTCGTCATCACAAAACATGGAAAACCGGTCGCGAGGGTGATCCCGGAAAGTTCAAATTGTGCTGATTTGATCGGCAGCATGAAAGGAAAAATAAAGATTCATGGCGACATCTTCTCGACCAGTCTCAATTGGGATGCTGAGTCTTGA
- the mazG gene encoding nucleoside triphosphate pyrophosphohydrolase has translation MSTGEKFERAVNIMARLRAPGGCPWDREQTFDSIKPYTLEETYEVFEAIENRDWQELPGELGDLLLQVLFYSEMAREAGHFSINDVLDRLSNKLVDRHPHVFGDVKAETAKEVVRNWEALKKAEKAAKATEEPDDKPLLSSVSRSMPALLEAGKISRKAASVGFDWPDISGIFDKLQEEVAELKENVDQIPEPIRPGGGDAGSRATPIAPALHEYVEGELGDLFFVLVNLARFLDVDPESALRRTIRKFRRRFEAMESAAKSQGKKLEEMNIEQMEELWQNSKIGEEVKQ, from the coding sequence ATGTCCACTGGTGAGAAGTTTGAGCGAGCCGTGAACATCATGGCTCGTCTGCGCGCGCCGGGAGGCTGCCCGTGGGACCGCGAGCAGACCTTCGATTCGATCAAGCCCTACACGCTCGAAGAGACGTATGAGGTGTTTGAGGCCATTGAGAATCGCGACTGGCAGGAGCTGCCGGGTGAATTAGGCGATCTTCTTTTACAGGTTCTCTTCTACTCAGAGATGGCGCGGGAAGCCGGCCATTTTTCCATCAACGATGTTCTCGATCGGCTTTCAAATAAATTAGTGGACCGACATCCGCATGTTTTTGGGGACGTGAAGGCCGAAACAGCGAAGGAAGTTGTTCGAAATTGGGAAGCGCTAAAGAAAGCTGAGAAGGCCGCGAAGGCAACAGAAGAGCCGGACGATAAACCTCTTTTGAGCAGCGTTTCGCGCTCGATGCCGGCGCTGCTTGAAGCGGGCAAGATCAGCCGCAAGGCGGCATCGGTGGGCTTTGACTGGCCGGATATTTCCGGCATCTTCGATAAGCTGCAGGAAGAAGTTGCCGAGCTAAAGGAGAACGTCGATCAAATCCCAGAGCCGATTCGGCCAGGTGGTGGCGATGCCGGATCGCGAGCGACTCCGATTGCGCCGGCGTTGCACGAATACGTCGAAGGAGAGCTGGGGGACTTGTTTTTCGTGCTTGTCAACCTGGCACGATTTCTTGACGTGGATCCGGAATCGGCATTGCGGCGAACTATACGCAAATTTCGGCGACGCTTTGAGGCGATGGAATCAGCGGCAAAATCTCAAGGGAAAAAATTGGAAGAAATGAACATCGAACAAATGGAAGAGCTGTGGCAGAACTCGAAGATTGGCGAGGAGGTGAAGCAGTGA
- a CDS encoding type II toxin-antitoxin system prevent-host-death family antitoxin encodes MKTRTMPARVFKTKCLAVIDEVHSKCEPVIITKRGKPLAKLVPINSRPDDIFGFMRGKVKIIGDIITPAIPLEEWEKD; translated from the coding sequence ATGAAGACAAGAACAATGCCTGCGAGAGTCTTTAAGACTAAGTGCCTCGCCGTGATAGATGAGGTGCATTCGAAATGCGAGCCTGTAATTATCACCAAACGCGGAAAGCCTCTAGCAAAGCTCGTACCCATCAACTCACGACCCGATGACATATTTGGATTCATGCGAGGAAAAGTAAAAATCATTGGAGACATCATTACTCCGGCGATTCCGCTGGAGGAGTGGGAGAAGGATTGA